In Leptodesmis sichuanensis A121, the following are encoded in one genomic region:
- a CDS encoding photosynthesis system II assembly factor Ycf48 gives MRIATFLQKILAVLAVAILCTACGGYLPSTSVNPWKVITVPTDANLLDISFVNHSHGWLVGANATLVETTDGGNTWETRSLDLDQPYRFTSVSFSGDEGWIVGQPSILLHTEDQGKSWSRIPLSEKLPGSPNTVLALGPKAAEMTTDVGAIYRTADGGRTWKAMVEEAVGVVRNISRSADGKYVAVSARGNFYSTWEPGQSAWEPHNRNSSRRVQNMGFTNDGRLWMLARGGQIQFSNEPNGEEWQEPISPEFSTSWGLLDLAYRTPDEIWVSGGSGNLLHSSDGGKTWEKDRSVEDVPSNLYKIKFFGPEQGFIIGQQGTLLKYEQSAEAA, from the coding sequence ATGCGGATAGCCACATTCTTACAAAAAATCTTAGCGGTGCTGGCCGTTGCCATTCTCTGTACCGCCTGTGGGGGCTATCTTCCCTCTACTAGCGTTAATCCCTGGAAAGTGATCACCGTCCCCACGGATGCCAATCTGCTGGACATTAGCTTTGTCAATCATAGCCACGGTTGGTTGGTCGGTGCCAATGCCACTCTGGTGGAAACCACTGATGGGGGCAACACCTGGGAAACGCGGAGCCTGGATCTGGATCAGCCCTATCGGTTTACCTCCGTCAGTTTCTCTGGAGATGAGGGCTGGATCGTCGGTCAGCCTTCGATTCTGCTCCATACTGAAGATCAGGGCAAGTCCTGGTCGCGGATTCCCTTGAGTGAAAAGTTGCCCGGTTCACCTAACACGGTGCTGGCTCTGGGGCCAAAAGCGGCAGAAATGACCACCGATGTGGGAGCTATTTACCGCACAGCGGACGGAGGAAGAACCTGGAAGGCGATGGTGGAAGAAGCCGTTGGGGTAGTTCGGAATATTTCCCGTTCGGCAGACGGTAAATACGTCGCTGTTTCCGCACGGGGTAACTTCTACTCCACCTGGGAACCGGGACAGAGTGCCTGGGAACCCCATAACCGCAACAGTTCCCGTCGCGTGCAGAATATGGGATTCACTAACGATGGACGGTTGTGGATGTTAGCCCGAGGTGGACAGATTCAATTCAGCAATGAACCCAACGGGGAAGAATGGCAGGAACCAATCAGCCCTGAGTTCTCTACCAGTTGGGGGCTACTTGATCTGGCCTACCGCACGCCAGATGAAATTTGGGTATCTGGAGGCAGCGGCAATTTGCTCCATAGTTCTGATGGCGGGAAAACCTGGGAGAAGGATCGATCGGTAGAAGATGTGCCTTCTAATCTCTACAAAATCAAGTTCTTTGGCCCAGAGCAGGGGTTCATTATTGGTCAGCAAGGAACGTTGCTCAAGTACGAACAATCGGCTGAGGCAGCCTAG
- a CDS encoding rubredoxin, with protein sequence MSTETIDPQSLDRYECQACGYIYEPTKGDDKQQVPPGTAFESLPQNWRCPVCGARTSRFSNIGVKGSPSGFKENLGYGLGVNNLTPGQKNILIFGGLILAFLFFLSLYGLQ encoded by the coding sequence ATGAGTACTGAAACCATTGATCCACAATCCCTGGATCGGTATGAATGTCAGGCTTGTGGATATATCTACGAGCCAACCAAGGGAGATGACAAACAGCAGGTGCCCCCCGGAACTGCTTTTGAATCTCTACCGCAAAACTGGCGTTGTCCAGTTTGTGGTGCCCGGACTTCCCGGTTCAGCAATATTGGAGTGAAAGGCTCGCCCTCCGGGTTTAAGGAAAACCTGGGGTATGGTTTGGGGGTTAACAACCTTACTCCCGGCCAGAAAAACATTCTGATTTTTGGCGGGTTAATCCTCGCCTTTCTGTTCTTTCTCAGTCTTTATGGGTTGCAGTAA